DNA sequence from the Sylvia atricapilla isolate bSylAtr1 chromosome 27, bSylAtr1.pri, whole genome shotgun sequence genome:
GCCCTCCTCGTAGTCACCTTCACCCTCGAACTCGCCATCAGAGGGCAGGTCCAGCACCTCTGGCCCCTCAGTGCCATCCACCtccatctgcagcacagagggcaggaggaggcaggggcACGGCAGCCTCACCCgcagtctctgctccagggctggtttgggggCTCAGACCCCCACCTGAGCAAGgtccctgcagcacccacacaCACCACCCAGCCCCCCCTAAAAGCACCCCAATGAGCACCATCTGCACCCTTTGGGCCCCTCGGGTACCTCATCATCATCCTGCAGATACTGCCGGGCGAATTCCAGCATCTTCTTCTGAGCGGCCGTCTGGTTGTGGTACCGCACGgcttcctgggcacagcaggggacaggggctgtgtcagcccctctctgggcactgcagggcctCAGGACGGGGGGCTGGTGGGGTCCTCACCGGCCGTGGCTCGAAGTCCTCCTCCCGCAGGCGCCAGCGCTCGCGGTGGAAGCGGTAGTAGACCAGGTTCTGCTGCATCACGGTGTCACCCGGGTCGAAGAGCATGTAGCTGGAGACGCTGCGCACTGCATCCTGCACGTCGTTCACTGCGGGGGGCAGCGCCAGGTGACGCGGGGGTGACACCTCTCCCAGGGCCCACAGCACCCCAGGgtgccccagggcacagccccccTGCTCCCACTGGCACTCACACTTGTAGTAAGCGAACTGCAGGTAGTGGTACATGGTGGCCACAAACTTCTCCACAAAGTAGCCACCCACGTTGGGGGTGAGCTCGGTCTCGCAGTCCACCTTGCATTGCAGCACGCTCACCAAGTGGTCTGGGGGGGAGATGTCGAGTGTTGCACCTCTGATCACCTCCCCAAATCTGCTGTTCCCCCAGCCCCCCACTACCTGCGATGGCAGGGTAGAAGTCCTTGAACTCTTGAAGCTCATAGGCACCCTCACAGCCGGCCAGACAGTCCTCATACGCCTTGTAGTACTCAGCCAGTGCCTGCTCCATGTCGGCTGCACTGCTCCGGAAATCCCCGTTGTTGTACAGCTTCACTGACCGCACGAATATCGGCTGCCGAGGACCACTGCTTAGTGAGGGAGCTGCTTCCCTCGGGGTTTGGCAGGACCAGGCATGCTTCGAGCCCTGGggagcccctctcctgccccagccccctcccctcctTACCTCATAGGGCTGAGCTTCCAGGTCGACCAGGTATTCATCCACATCCAGCATTGTCTTGTAGTAGTTCAGGTACCTCAAGGTCATCTCAtgcttggggtttttctgcAGGAAGGTGTGGGCAGCAGACACCGCTTTCTCGATCTTATTTGActgtggagggaggaggagccgGTGCAGAGACGTGCTGCAGGACGGCCTGAGCAATGCTGCAGCCAAG
Encoded proteins:
- the P3H4 gene encoding endoplasmic reticulum protein SC65 isoform X2; this encodes MGSAGPGAARLPALLLLAMLAAGLCAAQYEQYSVRGFPAAALEPLQRAYARALEQYADARWAESARGLEASLRLHRLLRDSEAHCHRRCAGEPPDGEDPAEEPRGERDPAWEWERELRLFERLLLRAGCLRACKRELPVFQLRYPPAQTLRDFQRRQPYQYLHYALFKSNKIEKAVSAAHTFLQKNPKHEMTLRYLNYYKTMLDVDEYLVDLEAQPYEVRRGGGWGRRGAPQGSKHAWSCQTPREAAPSLSSGPRQPIFVRSVKLYNNGDFRSSAADMEQALAEYYKAYEDCLAGCEGAYELQEFKDFYPAIADHLVSVLQCKVDCETELTPNVGGYFVEKFVATMYHYLQFAYYKLNDVQDAVRSVSSYMLFDPGDTVMQQNLVYYRFHRERWRLREEDFEPRPEAVRYHNQTAAQKKMLEFARQYLQDDDEMEVDGTEGPEVLDLPSDGEFEGEGDYEEGFFAEWWQEPKTKGDKDDQEIL
- the P3H4 gene encoding endoplasmic reticulum protein SC65 isoform X3, producing the protein MGSAGPGAARLPALLLLAMLAAGLCAAQYEQYSVRGFPAAALEPLQRAYARALEQYADARWAESARGLEASLRLHRLLRDSEAHCHRRCAGEPPDGEDPAEEPRGERDPAWEWERELRLFERLLLRAGCLRACKRELPVFQLRYPPAQTLRDFQRRQPYQYLHYALFKSNKIEKAVSAAHTFLQKNPKHEMTLRYLNYYKTMLDVDEYLVDLEAQPYEPIFVRSVKLYNNGDFRSSAADMEQALAEYYKAYEDCLAGCEGAYELQEFKDFYPAIADHLVSVLQCKVDCETELTPNVGGYFVEKFVATMYHYLQFAYYKCECQWEQGGCALGHPGVLWALGEVSPPRHLALPPAVNDVQDAVRSVSSYMLFDPGDTVMQQNLVYYRFHRERWRLREEDFEPRPEAVRYHNQTAAQKKMLEFARQYLQDDDEMEVDGTEGPEVLDLPSDGEFEGEGDYEEGFFAEWWQEPKTKGDKDDQEIL
- the P3H4 gene encoding endoplasmic reticulum protein SC65 isoform X4, whose translation is MGSAGPGAARLPALLLLAMLAAGLCAAQYEQYSVRGFPAAALEPLQRAYARALEQYADARWAESARGLEASLRLHRLLRDSEAHCHRRCAGEPPDGEDPAEEPRGERDPAWEWERELRLFERLLLRAGCLRACKRELPVFQLRYPPAQTLRDFQRRQPYQYLHYALFKSNKIEKAVSAAHTFLQKNPKHEMTLRYLNYYKTMLDVDEYLVDLEAQPYEPIFVRSVKLYNNGDFRSSAADMEQALAEYYKAYEDCLAGCEGAYELQEFKDFYPAIADHLVSVLQCKVDCETELTPNVGGYFVEKFVATMYHYLQFAYYKLNDVQDAVRSVSSYMLFDPGDTVMQQNLVYYRFHRERWRLREEDFEPRPEAVRYHNQTAAQKKMLEFARQYLQDDDEMEVDGTEGPEVLDLPSDGEFEGEGDYEEGFFAEWWQEPKTKGDKDDQEIL
- the P3H4 gene encoding endoplasmic reticulum protein SC65 isoform X1 → MGSAGPGAARLPALLLLAMLAAGLCAAQYEQYSVRGFPAAALEPLQRAYARALEQYADARWAESARGLEASLRLHRLLRDSEAHCHRRCAGEPPDGEDPAEEPRGERDPAWEWERELRLFERLLLRAGCLRACKRELPVFQLRYPPAQTLRDFQRRQPYQYLHYALFKSNKIEKAVSAAHTFLQKNPKHEMTLRYLNYYKTMLDVDEYLVDLEAQPYEVRRGGGWGRRGAPQGSKHAWSCQTPREAAPSLSSGPRQPIFVRSVKLYNNGDFRSSAADMEQALAEYYKAYEDCLAGCEGAYELQEFKDFYPAIADHLVSVLQCKVDCETELTPNVGGYFVEKFVATMYHYLQFAYYKCECQWEQGGCALGHPGVLWALGEVSPPRHLALPPAVNDVQDAVRSVSSYMLFDPGDTVMQQNLVYYRFHRERWRLREEDFEPRPEAVRYHNQTAAQKKMLEFARQYLQDDDEMEVDGTEGPEVLDLPSDGEFEGEGDYEEGFFAEWWQEPKTKGDKDDQEIL